The following coding sequences lie in one Neptunomonas phycophila genomic window:
- a CDS encoding heavy metal response regulator transcription factor: MKLLIVEDEVKTGNFLKQGLTESGFNVDLARTGGDGLHLALTQEGAYDLIILDIMLPGVDGWRLLEALRVSGHDMPVLFLTARDQVEDKVKGIELGADDYLVKPFAFAELLARVRMLLRRNRISAESTSLSIADLELDLIRRRVTRDGQRIDLTAKEFALMELLIRRQGEVLPRSLIASHVWDMNFDSDTNVIEVAIRRLRAKVDDPFDVKLIHTLRGMGYVLEVAV, encoded by the coding sequence ATGAAATTACTAATTGTTGAAGACGAAGTAAAAACGGGCAACTTTTTAAAGCAGGGTTTGACCGAGTCGGGCTTTAATGTTGACTTGGCACGTACCGGTGGTGATGGGCTGCATTTGGCGCTGACGCAAGAAGGTGCTTACGATTTAATTATACTGGATATCATGCTGCCGGGAGTTGATGGGTGGCGGTTGTTAGAAGCATTGCGTGTGAGTGGTCATGACATGCCGGTGTTGTTTTTAACGGCTCGCGACCAAGTTGAAGACAAAGTTAAAGGCATCGAGCTGGGTGCTGATGACTATCTAGTTAAGCCGTTTGCATTTGCTGAATTATTGGCGCGGGTACGCATGTTGTTACGGCGTAATCGCATAAGTGCAGAGTCGACATCGTTATCGATAGCCGACTTGGAATTAGATCTTATCCGCCGTCGTGTAACACGTGATGGCCAACGTATTGATTTAACCGCGAAAGAGTTTGCCTTGATGGAACTGTTGATACGACGACAGGGCGAAGTATTGCCGCGTTCGTTGATTGCATCTCATGTGTGGGATATGAATTTTGATAGCGACACCAATGTGATTGAGGTCGCTATTAGACGATTGCGCGCTAAGGTAGATGATCCGTTCGACGTGAAGCTTATCCACACCCTGCGTGGAATGGGGTATGTTTTAGAAGTGGCGGTATAG